One Lucilia cuprina isolate Lc7/37 chromosome 4, ASM2204524v1, whole genome shotgun sequence DNA segment encodes these proteins:
- the LOC111675660 gene encoding major royal jelly protein 1 yields MQQYLPAKSSSSCRRATFSNLLPCLKINHNKLKHKCNGNNIMFTLAFIIAATLLNLCSAGVPHNNHHHFLEAAPRSSSSLQLAKQWKLFSFNFLSHAPLNDMNFFNPSNILATGLVITEDRFFIATPKLFSGVPSTLNWVSRSNYEDSPVLQAYPDWSFATTGRTDFNCSDLVLISVYRLRLDSCNRLWVLDAGISRSLEDYEKTCPPKILVFDLKTNQVVRRIDFPQGVLRGESLFTNLIIDETTSKAGTCDDVFVYISDTVEPGIVVYDSIRDTTWRVSHPAMYPDPDFAQAEILNDRFVLMDGIVGITFDAKKGLIYFQPFATDRIFSVTREVLRAGPIAINQVLPVKLVGKKSSQGIGIAVTDDGTLIFGPSTETAIATWNPNTNEQHILAQDKEHLQFLSDITLSPHDPGYVYAIASKFQRFFLKNLNVDEVNNRIIRIPLPGYAPTLPAIQPSPYAIKPYSIQSNLNTYYQLTNSLQPKLTNAATHFNRPAASSSHPYSFENAGIINYSVKNPFTALNQGETFPPRKELRNQDQYSFLESLATISPAGRALPPDPSSILNLHSNGPSDYYYSRSARSANKETENISDPQKE; encoded by the exons atgcaACAGTATTTGCCGGCAAAGAGCAGCAGTAGTTGCCGcagagcaacattttcaaatCTACTACCGTGTCTAAAAATTAATCATAATAAACTTAAACATAAATGTAATGGAAACAATATCATGTTTACATTGGCTTTCATAATCGCAGCTACACTCTTGAACTTGTGCAGCGCTGGTGTGCCACACaataatcatcatcattttcTAGAAGCAGCACCACGATCGTCATCATCGTTACAATTggcaaaacaatggaaacttttttcatttaacttcCTATCGCATGCCCCCTTGAATGATATGAATTTCTTTAATCCATCAAATATCTTGGCAACTGGTCTTGTTATAACGGAGGATCGTTTCTTTATTGCCACACCAAAGTTATTCTCTGGTGTACCATCAACTTTGAACTGGGTTTCAAGATCAAACTATGAAGATTCACCGGTTTTGCAG GCCTATCCCGACTGGTCTTTTGCCACCACTGGACGTACCGATTTCAATTGCAGTGATTTGGTTTTAATTTCTGTCTATCGTCTTCGTTTAGATTCCTGTAATCGTTTATGGGTTCTAGATGCTGGTATCTCACGTTCTCTAGAGGATTACGAAAAGACTTGTCCACCAAAAATATTAGTCTTCGATTTAAAAACCAATCAAGTGGTACGACGTATAGATTTTCCTCAAGGTGTATTAAGAGGTGAATCTCTATTCACTAATTTGATTATAGATGAAACCACTTCTAAAGCGGGTACTTGTgatgatgtttttgtttatatttcggATACCGTAGAACCAG gTATTGTGGTATATGACAGTATACGTGATACAACCTGGAGAGTTTCCCATCCGGCCATGTATCCAGATCCTGACTTTGCACAAGCTGAGATACTCAATGATCGTTTTGTACTAATGGATGGTATAGTGGGTATAACATTTGATGCcaaaaaaggtttaatttaTTTCCAACCCTTTGCCACTGACAg AATATTTTCAGTTACCCGTGAAGTTTTAAGAGCTGGCCCGATTGCCATTAATCAAGTTCTGCCCGTCAAGTTGGTGGGTAAGAAATCATCACAAGGTATTGGTATAGCAGTAACAGATGATGGTACTTTAATTTTTGGACCTTCGACTGAAACCGCTATAGCTACTTGGAATCCTAATACTAATGAACAACATATTTTGGCTCAAGATAAAGAACATTTACAATTCCTTTCGGACATTACACTCTCACCACATGATCCTGGCTATGTTTATGCTATAGCTTCCAAATTCCAAAGattctttttgaaaaatctcAATGTTGATGAAGTAAATAATCGTATTATTAGAATACCATTACCAGGCTACGCACCCACACTGCCCGCCATACAACCCTCTCCATATGCTATTAAACCTTATAGTATACAAAGTAATCTAAATACTTATTACCAGCTAACCAACTCCCTACAACCGAAATTAACCAACGCAGCTACACATTTTAATAGACCGGCAGCCAGTAGTAGTCATCCGTACAGTTTTGAAAATGCTGGCATTATCAATTATTCCGTTAAGAATCCTTTTACCGCCCTCAATCAGGGAGAAACATTCCCTCCCCGCAAAGAACTGCGCAATCAAGATCAATATTCATTTCTGGAAAGTTTAGCAACAATATCCCCTGCAGGACGTGCCTTGCCACCAGATCCCTCTTCAATATTAAATCTACATTCTAATGGTCCATCTGATTATTATTATTCCCGTTCGGCGCGCAGTGCTAATaaagaaacagaaaatataagtgatccgCAAAAAGAGTAG
- the LOC111675659 gene encoding major royal jelly protein 1, which yields MKFFYISLSLLIALSYMPCANTHMKVKVKPSYGFQPVPRQNNAETPYQWNVLDYSFPSNQAKQEAETNGNLIPSNAIPIDVQPHYYNKNLLRTFLTIPKFQDGVPYTLATVSDKKGPNGPLLEPYPNYEFHNNKNGQNCDAITSAFRVAVTECNQMWVIDSGMVGADVQCTPQLLLFDLNTDQLIHRYRFNSSLYISGASLFVTPIVDVKDPPPRGSCRRAMVYVADVNYHGLVVYDYMQNNAWRIENMFMYPDPNYGFHTVAGESFVLMDGIIGMAADKQNLYFHPMASVTEYAVPLRILDNGTLFEHDMENMHETFRPLGKRSSECVASAMDSNSNMYCVTFNPIELIVWNVNTPYDSINIKKLPISSEELQFVSGMKVVRNHQGNEELWMLSNRFQKMAAGTQNFNEVNFRIVVLSLVVVNPLTPNQDLHNKLVFKS from the exons atgaaatttttctatatctCCCTAAGCTTATTAATAGCTTTAAGTTACATGCCATGTGCAAATACGCATATGAAAGTAAAGGTAAAGCCCTCTTATGGTTTTCAACCAGTTCCTAGACAGAATAATGCAGAAACACCCTATCAATGGAATGTTTTGGACTATAGCTTTCCCAGTAATCAGGCCAAACAAGAAGCTGAGACTAATGGCAATCTTATACCCAGTAACGCTATACCCATAGATGTACAACCTCATTATTATA ATAAAAATCTTTTGAGAACCTTTCTTACCATTCCTAAATTCCAAGATGGCGTTCCCTACACATTAGCCACAGTTTCGGATAAGAAGGGACCTAATGGTCCTTTATTGGAGCCATATCCTAATTAtgaatttcataataataaaaatggacAGAATTGTGATGCCATAACATCCGCTTTTCGTGTGGCG GTCACCGAATGCAATCAAATGTGGGTAATTGATTCGGGTATGGTTGGTGCCGATGTTCAATGTACCCCACAGTTACTATTATTCGATTTGAATACCGATCAGCTAATACATCGTTATCGTttcaactctagtctctataTATCGGGAGCCTCATTGTTTGTTACCCCCATTGTGGATGTAAAAGATCCTCCTCCAAGAGGTAGCTGCAGACGTGCCATGGTCTATGTAGCCGATGTCAATTATCATGGTTTAGTAGTCTATGATTATATGCAAAATAATGCCTGGCGTATTGAGAATATGTTCATGTATCCCGATCCAAATTATGGTTTCCATACGGTCGCTggtgaaagttttgttttaatggaTGGTATTATTGGTATGGCAGccgataaacaaaatttatatttccatCCCATGGCTAGTGTAACAGAGTACGCGGTGCCGCTAAGAATTTTGGATAATGGTACTCTATTTGAACATGATATGGAAAATATGCATGAGACATTCAGGCCTTTGGGTAAACGCAGTAGTGAATGCGTTGCCTCGGCTATGGATAGCAATAGCAATATGTATTGTGTCACCTTTAATCCTATCGAGTTGATAGTGTGGAATGTTAATACTCCCTATGatagtattaatataaaaaagttacccATTAGTTCGGAAGAATTGCAATTTGTTAGTGGCATGAAAGTGGTGAGAAATCATCAGGGTAATGAAGAATTATGGATGTTGTCTAACAGATTCCAg aaaatggcTGCTGGCACCCAAAATTTCAATGAAGTTAATTTCCGTATTGTGGTACTATCTTTGGTGGTTGTTAACCCCCTTACACCCAATCAGGATTTACACAATAAGCTCGTTTTCAAAAGTTGa
- the LOC111675685 gene encoding protein yellow encodes MQLNTSLWLSLLLVTINIVNHISAYSYAKADSYAAETLVRPAYKKPPPISRYKDLIKIYEGKNLEFAFPSESVRNAALNSGQYDPDHPIPIDVDVYYPQNSDEPTVFITIPRFGSGVPYSLATLTDVQRPNGSEFQPYPDYSWHSSHGQDCDGLTSVYRIQIDACGRMWILDSGEIEFVQHCQPQVVVYDIKTGTMVHRYRLPPKVFRTGVSRFVTPLVDIDDPPPLGTCSKAFVYMADATGTSLIVYDVVNDDSWRIENRYTFPDPDFSKHTIAGESFELLDGVFGLSMTPRGLGLRRLLYFHALSNDAQVAVPLDVINNSSNFGFGLASSLDEFKLLGHRGVQCAASAMSANGFLLCGFLEPIALIGWNIRTPYTPRNRMILAENPETLQFISGLKVIRNPRGKEEVWMLSNRLQKTFSGTTDFTEINYRIQKCGMDELLLGKQCRN; translated from the exons at GCAACTAAATACTAGTCTATGGCTTAGTCTGCTTTTAGTAACAATCAACATTGTAAACCACATTTCCGCATATAGTTATGCCAAAGCAGACAGTTATGCGGCGGAGACACTAGTCAGACCTGCCTATAAGAAACCACCGCCGATTAGTAGATATAAAGATctgataaaaatatatgaaggaaaaaatttagaatttgctTTTCCATCGGAAAGTGTACGTAATGCGGCATTAAATAGCGGACAATATGATCCAGATCATCCTATACCTATCGATGTGGATGTTTACTATCCAC aaaattccgaTGAACCTACCGTTTTTATAACCATACCAAGATTTGGCAGTGGGGTACCCTATTCATTGGCCACATTGACAGATGTTCAACGTCCAAATGGTTCAGAATTTCAACCGTATCCCGACTATTCATGGCATAGTTCGCATGGTCAAGATTGTGATGGTTTAACATCGGTTTATCGTATACAA ATCGATGCCTGTGGTCGCATGTGGATATTGGACAGTGGTGAAATAGAGTTCGTTCAACATTGTCAACCACAAGTGGTGGTATACGACATTAAAACAGGAACAATGGTTCATCGCTATCGTTTACCACCAAAGGTTTTTAGAACTGGTGTTAGCCGCTTTGTAACACCTCTTGTCGACATTGATGATCCCCCACCATTGGGTACCTGTTCCAAGGCATTTGTTTATATGGCTGATGCTACCGGTACTTCGTTAATTGTTTATGATGTTGTTAATGATGATTCTTGGCGCATTGAAAATCGATACACTTTTCCTGATCCCGACTTTAGTAAACATACAATAGCTGGCGAAAGTTTTGAACTATTAGATGGCGTATTTGGCCTATCGATGACACCCAGAGGTTTGGGTCTAAGGCGATTACTATATTTCCATGCTCTATCAAATGATGCTCAAGTAGCGGTTCCCTTGGATGTGATAAACAATTCCTCAAACTTTGGTTTTGGTTTAGCTTCGTCACTAGATGAATTTAAGTTGTTGGGTCATAGAGGTGTACAGTGTGCTGCTTCTGCTATGTCAGCAAATGGTTTCTTATTGTGTGGTTTCTTAGAACCTATCGCTTTAATCGGCTGGAATATACGTACTCCCTATACGCCACGTAATCGCATGATATTGGCTGAAAATCCTGAAACCCTACAATTCATAAGTGGTCTTAAGGTGATACGCAATCCGAGAGGTAAAGAAGAGGTGTGGATGCTGTCGAATCGTTTGCAAAAGACTTTTAGTGGTACCACTGATTTTACAGAGATAAATTATCGCATACAAAAATGTGGCATGGATGAGTTATTATTGGGTAAACAGTGTAGAAATTAA
- the LOC111675684 gene encoding major royal jelly protein 1 isoform X2, which yields MCRLILCLFISLILLISIFECQGTVLRERQFYTLHQWSHSINMTFPTSIDKEFAVNNSYYDINRIQLPVDLDVQYKDNKLRIFLTIPRLNFGVPYSLATILKEDQNITNNPRVTAYPSYEWHKSHGLNCTSITSALRSHIDECGRLWIIDSGQINSLQWCAPQLLVFDLNTDELIHRYKLPSNNYKAGISVYTDMVADVKSVAECLDTTVYVSDAWGHGLIVYNMLKNKSWRIEHELMKPDKTFRNNVHDGIFTVSLSPKTNKMTERYLYFHSLNSFTEIRIPLKYVNNESLWYYPKGYTLIDKYFTNLGSRGLQCESETMDNYGNLYCSIIGSSALIRWKEGRNYTADDLNVVAYGPQQWRFVTGLKLSENQQKEQELWALSTEPKLFVGNTVQKDLIMYQIMGCRIRNLLRSEICSIGINDV from the exons atgtgTCGTcttatattgtgtttatttataaGCTTAATCCTTTTAATTTCGATATTTGAGTGTCAAGGAACTGTATTGCGTGAAAGACAATTTTATACGCTACATCAATGGTCTCATTCTATTAATATGACATTTCCAACTTCAATTGATAAAGAATTTGCTGTTAACAATTCGTACTATGATATTAATCGAATTCAATTACCGGTAGATCTAGATGTGCAGTATAAag acAATAAACTTCGAATCTTTCTCACAATTCCTCGATTAAATTTTGGAGTTCCTTACTCATTGGCCACGATATTAAAAGAAGatcaaaatattacaaacaatCCAAGGGTGACCGCATATCCCAGCTATGAATGGCATAAAAGTCATGGATTAAATTGCACTTCTATAACATCGGCTCTAAGATCTCAT ATTGATGAATGTGGCCGATTATGGATTATAGATTCAGGACAAATTAATTCTCTGCAATGGTGTGCTCCCCAACTTTTAGTGTTCGACTTAAATACAGATGAATTGATACATCGTTACAAACTTCCTAGTAATAATTATAAAGCAGGTATTTCGGTTTATACTGATATGGTAGCCGATGTCAAGTCTGTAGCAGAATGTTTAGATACAACCGTCTATGTATCAGATGCTTGGGGTCATGGTTTAATTGTTTACAATATGTTAAAGAATAAATCTTGGCGCATAGAACATGAACTTATGAAGCCAGATAAAACTTTTCGAAATAATGTTCATGATGGCATATTTACTGTTAGTTTAAGtccaaaaactaacaaaatgacgg AACGTTATTTATATTTCCATTCTTTGAATAGTTTCACTGAGATACGCATTCccttaaaatatgttaataacgAATCGCTGTGGTATTATCCCAAAGGCTATACTTtaatagataaatattttaccAATTTAGGGTCTCGAGGTCTTCAATGTGAATCTGAAACTATGGATAATTATGGAAATTTATATTGCAGTATTATAGGTTCGAGTGCTCTGATACGTTGGAAAGAGGGTAGAAATTATACGGCAGATGATTTGAATGTGGTAGCTTATGGTCCACAGCAATGGCGTTTTGTCACGGGTCTTAAGTTAAGTGAAAATCAACAGAAAGAACAGGAATTGTGGGCATTAAGCACAGAGCCAAAG CTTTTTGTTGGCAACACTGTTCAGAAGGATCTAATAATGTATCAAATTATGGGATGCCGTATTCGTAATCTTTTACGTTCGGAAATTTGTTCAATTGGCATTAATGATGTGTAA
- the LOC111675684 gene encoding major royal jelly protein 1 isoform X1 codes for MCRLILCLFISLILLISIFECQGTVLRERQFYTLHQWSHSINMTFPTSIDKEFAVNNSYYDINRIQLPVDLDVQYKEDNKLRIFLTIPRLNFGVPYSLATILKEDQNITNNPRVTAYPSYEWHKSHGLNCTSITSALRSHIDECGRLWIIDSGQINSLQWCAPQLLVFDLNTDELIHRYKLPSNNYKAGISVYTDMVADVKSVAECLDTTVYVSDAWGHGLIVYNMLKNKSWRIEHELMKPDKTFRNNVHDGIFTVSLSPKTNKMTERYLYFHSLNSFTEIRIPLKYVNNESLWYYPKGYTLIDKYFTNLGSRGLQCESETMDNYGNLYCSIIGSSALIRWKEGRNYTADDLNVVAYGPQQWRFVTGLKLSENQQKEQELWALSTEPKLFVGNTVQKDLIMYQIMGCRIRNLLRSEICSIGINDV; via the exons atgtgTCGTcttatattgtgtttatttataaGCTTAATCCTTTTAATTTCGATATTTGAGTGTCAAGGAACTGTATTGCGTGAAAGACAATTTTATACGCTACATCAATGGTCTCATTCTATTAATATGACATTTCCAACTTCAATTGATAAAGAATTTGCTGTTAACAATTCGTACTATGATATTAATCGAATTCAATTACCGGTAGATCTAGATGTGCAGTATAAag aagacAATAAACTTCGAATCTTTCTCACAATTCCTCGATTAAATTTTGGAGTTCCTTACTCATTGGCCACGATATTAAAAGAAGatcaaaatattacaaacaatCCAAGGGTGACCGCATATCCCAGCTATGAATGGCATAAAAGTCATGGATTAAATTGCACTTCTATAACATCGGCTCTAAGATCTCAT ATTGATGAATGTGGCCGATTATGGATTATAGATTCAGGACAAATTAATTCTCTGCAATGGTGTGCTCCCCAACTTTTAGTGTTCGACTTAAATACAGATGAATTGATACATCGTTACAAACTTCCTAGTAATAATTATAAAGCAGGTATTTCGGTTTATACTGATATGGTAGCCGATGTCAAGTCTGTAGCAGAATGTTTAGATACAACCGTCTATGTATCAGATGCTTGGGGTCATGGTTTAATTGTTTACAATATGTTAAAGAATAAATCTTGGCGCATAGAACATGAACTTATGAAGCCAGATAAAACTTTTCGAAATAATGTTCATGATGGCATATTTACTGTTAGTTTAAGtccaaaaactaacaaaatgacgg AACGTTATTTATATTTCCATTCTTTGAATAGTTTCACTGAGATACGCATTCccttaaaatatgttaataacgAATCGCTGTGGTATTATCCCAAAGGCTATACTTtaatagataaatattttaccAATTTAGGGTCTCGAGGTCTTCAATGTGAATCTGAAACTATGGATAATTATGGAAATTTATATTGCAGTATTATAGGTTCGAGTGCTCTGATACGTTGGAAAGAGGGTAGAAATTATACGGCAGATGATTTGAATGTGGTAGCTTATGGTCCACAGCAATGGCGTTTTGTCACGGGTCTTAAGTTAAGTGAAAATCAACAGAAAGAACAGGAATTGTGGGCATTAAGCACAGAGCCAAAG CTTTTTGTTGGCAACACTGTTCAGAAGGATCTAATAATGTATCAAATTATGGGATGCCGTATTCGTAATCTTTTACGTTCGGAAATTTGTTCAATTGGCATTAATGATGTGTAA